One Cedecea neteri DNA segment encodes these proteins:
- a CDS encoding class I SAM-dependent methyltransferase: MSQITEPEKLTTAEDWDNKWQGIFDHYQNDLRHAYYIDAVRKSREKRVLEIAAGSFRDIVQLTKRGAEGHGIDFSPESVSLAKKLYPSLQDRFSVMNAFELQYPDKHFDISYHNGFWGLFADEDIQKMALEQARITRGRMIVTVHNAHNQSFADYFKVKKETDSLFNIRFFTVEQMQEILGKVARKVTIIPVGKGKKTHEDWLIRHGLHNPLLINAMFRLSGQRYLERSERLMCIAEL, encoded by the coding sequence ATGAGCCAAATAACAGAGCCTGAAAAGCTCACCACGGCCGAGGACTGGGACAATAAATGGCAGGGTATTTTCGACCATTACCAAAACGATCTTCGCCACGCCTACTATATTGATGCGGTCAGAAAAAGCCGTGAAAAGCGGGTTCTGGAGATTGCTGCCGGTAGCTTTCGCGATATCGTCCAGTTGACAAAGCGTGGCGCAGAGGGCCACGGAATAGACTTTTCGCCAGAATCCGTGAGTCTTGCGAAAAAGCTTTACCCCTCCCTGCAGGATCGTTTTTCCGTGATGAATGCCTTCGAACTGCAGTACCCGGACAAGCATTTTGATATCAGTTACCACAATGGGTTTTGGGGGCTATTTGCGGATGAAGATATCCAAAAAATGGCGCTTGAGCAGGCCCGTATCACTCGCGGCAGAATGATCGTCACGGTACATAACGCCCATAATCAGTCATTTGCTGATTACTTTAAGGTGAAAAAAGAGACCGACTCGCTGTTTAACATCCGCTTCTTTACCGTCGAACAGATGCAGGAAATCCTCGGCAAAGTCGCCCGCAAAGTCACCATTATCCCGGTTGGCAAAGGCAAAAAAACGCACGAAGACTGGCTGATACGCCACGGCCTTCATAACCCGTTATTGATTAACGCCATGTTTAGATTGTCCGGCCAGCGCTACCTTGAGCGCAGCGAGCGCTTGATGTGTATCGCCGAGCTATAA
- a CDS encoding DegT/DnrJ/EryC1/StrS family aminotransferase: protein MKNIFVTSPLLPPLEEFVPYLEQIWGNKYLTNNGPFHQQLEQALADYLGVKYLSLFSNGTLALLTAFQTLRLSGEVITTPYSFVATSHSLLWNGLTPVFADIDPQTFNINADAIEALITPQTTAIMPVHCYGIPCDVDKIQRIADTYGLKVIYDAAHAFGVKQNGSSILNCGDLSILSFHATKVFNTIEGGAIICPDARTKKRIDYLKNFGFADETTVIAPGINAKMNEVQAAFGLLQLQHIDGALSARADIYQRYCEGLADIPGLEFYTQKSDYEWNHAYYPVLIDERFPVSRDALYDALKEEGIYTRRYFYPLISSFAMYRHLPSSAAEHLPVANDLANKVLCLPIFPDLEEEQQLRIIAAVRRIAKGQSVAA, encoded by the coding sequence ATGAAAAATATTTTTGTCACCAGCCCTCTGCTTCCGCCTCTGGAGGAGTTTGTTCCTTACCTCGAGCAGATTTGGGGAAATAAATACCTGACCAACAACGGGCCATTTCATCAGCAGCTAGAGCAGGCGCTGGCCGATTATCTGGGCGTAAAATATCTTTCGCTGTTCTCTAATGGCACGCTGGCGCTGCTGACCGCGTTCCAGACGCTGCGGCTGAGCGGCGAAGTAATCACCACGCCTTACTCATTTGTGGCGACATCGCACAGCCTCTTGTGGAATGGCCTGACGCCGGTCTTTGCCGATATTGACCCGCAGACGTTCAATATTAATGCCGACGCGATTGAGGCGCTGATCACCCCGCAAACGACGGCCATTATGCCGGTGCACTGCTATGGCATCCCCTGCGATGTGGATAAAATTCAGCGTATCGCCGACACCTATGGCCTCAAAGTTATTTACGATGCGGCGCATGCCTTTGGCGTGAAGCAAAACGGTAGCAGCATCCTGAACTGCGGTGATTTGTCTATCCTGAGTTTCCACGCCACCAAAGTGTTTAATACTATTGAAGGCGGGGCGATTATCTGCCCGGACGCCAGAACCAAGAAACGCATTGATTACCTGAAAAACTTTGGCTTTGCCGACGAAACGACGGTAATTGCGCCGGGCATTAACGCGAAAATGAATGAGGTGCAGGCGGCGTTTGGCCTGTTGCAGCTTCAGCATATTGACGGCGCCTTAAGCGCCCGGGCCGACATTTATCAGCGCTACTGTGAAGGTCTGGCCGATATTCCTGGCCTTGAGTTTTATACCCAGAAAAGCGATTACGAGTGGAACCACGCTTACTATCCCGTGCTGATAGATGAACGCTTCCCGGTGAGCCGTGACGCGTTGTACGACGCATTAAAAGAAGAGGGGATTTATACCCGTCGCTATTTCTATCCGCTTATCAGTTCCTTCGCGATGTACCGGCATCTGCCGTCCTCCGCTGCGGAGCATTTGCCGGTAGCCAACGACCTGGCTAACAAGGTGCTGTGTTTGCCGATATTCCCGGATCTCGAAGAAGAACAGCAACTGCGTATTATCGCGGCAGTCAGGCGAATTGCTAAAGGGCAAAGCGTCGCCGCATAG
- a CDS encoding methyltransferase domain-containing protein has product MSQYYPDHRISPVAIQSAACVYHLTTVEPAHARVLEIGCGEGGCITAHALACPESQVMGIDIDESLIATGQRHTQALGLSNIELFTAGLGDILATEGGQFDYIVIRGIFSLLGRQEREALLLWCRQNLSASGVVCLHWYPSTGEPDTAAIREALGYHASRGANADPESQVNAARGMLSYLAMTLPEGTLKAQVEQAEKESDLALTLRYLSPTTAALSFTEFCRQVSDLGLRYVGDAVPQYELPRAYGEKVATLHALVAGQQRISAQQYLDFAVSRSERFSLLSATRTEEHLPALPDSSCLESLYWAGNFSRKMNENGAIYNGHIGGDGQQSSSENPITLRILDLLGAAWPFSLSVEQLVINCRKPEDNTDVREAVLNVLKDLYLTQPAGLYWRCTPGAYDRAENDTLRPILSLKNGVSEENASQVYRNLWGGEFSVTPEEWRYLQHGLAGVDAEAWQCFMSLRKKGALMGSPVAWKKHYQLFLRTGKTQFLLPLLNNLLLLSVSISRGGLLSKDVNDLPQRESELAEDTYDRINRLIREKKIQDAKTCAEKLLKENPEDIAALRCYSRTLVLSNRWDEAKEVLCRLMGHYFSSLDIYYDLATGLQKTNQHYYAILLLQGLLRLEDKNVNFWHSLAYSYYQLGEMSLAEKCSRVSLRCDEVKAIHFATMGIILSDSQKLDEAAWFLNKAIALEPSNFDYFTALLFAMTHDHKVTAEQLYQKHLQYGETVGAWAAACHLQLPYRGIKNPDKKLRVGFVSGDLRKHPVSHFLAPFWDGLDRNHFELVGYSTSYVHDEVTEHFAAGSVLWRQVDKLSNQQLAEQVYHDGIDILFDLSGHTSDNRLPAFALRPAPVQISWIGYPGTTGLKTMDYRIVTATLAEPADLEQQLTESIMFIEMRKFFEPDPQSPDIEPLPALKNGYLTFGSFNRPKKINDEVLRVWATILAQSPEAKFVIGFMNDEKMVVEMTRKLELLGIEPSRLIFKKRAPLLDYLAYHNEIDILLDAFPYSGGTTSNHACWMGVPTLTLCGATMAARQGVDIMRIHGLENFIAYSEEDYIQKALSWCDRLPELNEIRMTMRERMPAETAGGFNVADTFGRALREAWRIYCAGEAHRTFTVLE; this is encoded by the coding sequence GTGAGTCAGTATTACCCGGATCACCGTATTTCGCCCGTTGCTATTCAGTCTGCGGCCTGCGTCTACCATCTTACTACGGTGGAGCCTGCGCACGCGCGCGTGCTGGAAATAGGATGTGGCGAGGGAGGATGCATTACGGCCCACGCGCTGGCGTGCCCGGAAAGCCAGGTGATGGGGATTGATATTGATGAAAGCTTGATTGCCACAGGGCAGCGCCATACTCAGGCATTAGGGCTCAGCAATATTGAGCTGTTCACCGCCGGACTTGGGGATATTCTCGCCACTGAAGGCGGGCAGTTTGACTACATTGTGATTCGCGGTATTTTCTCGTTACTCGGCCGCCAGGAGCGAGAGGCACTCTTGCTCTGGTGCCGCCAAAATCTTTCTGCCTCCGGCGTTGTCTGCCTGCACTGGTATCCCTCCACTGGCGAACCTGACACCGCGGCCATTCGCGAAGCGCTTGGCTACCATGCATCCCGGGGCGCGAATGCCGATCCTGAGTCTCAGGTCAATGCTGCGCGAGGCATGCTGAGCTATCTGGCGATGACGCTACCGGAAGGGACACTTAAAGCCCAGGTTGAACAGGCTGAGAAAGAGAGCGATCTTGCCCTGACCTTGCGTTATCTCTCTCCGACCACGGCAGCCTTGTCTTTTACTGAGTTTTGCCGTCAGGTCAGCGACCTGGGATTGCGCTATGTTGGTGATGCGGTGCCTCAGTATGAGCTGCCGCGCGCTTATGGTGAAAAGGTCGCAACGCTACACGCCCTCGTCGCCGGGCAGCAGCGCATCTCCGCCCAACAATATCTTGATTTTGCGGTATCGCGTTCCGAGCGCTTCAGTCTGCTCAGTGCGACCAGAACCGAAGAACACCTCCCGGCATTGCCCGATAGTTCGTGCCTCGAATCACTTTATTGGGCGGGAAACTTTAGCCGCAAAATGAACGAGAATGGGGCGATATACAACGGCCATATTGGCGGGGATGGGCAGCAGTCTAGTAGCGAGAATCCGATCACTTTACGCATTCTGGATCTGCTGGGGGCTGCCTGGCCATTCAGCCTAAGCGTCGAACAGTTGGTCATTAACTGCCGTAAGCCGGAAGACAATACTGACGTGCGGGAGGCAGTCCTGAACGTACTGAAAGATCTTTATCTCACTCAGCCTGCCGGACTCTACTGGCGCTGTACTCCAGGGGCCTATGATCGGGCTGAAAATGACACGCTACGGCCAATTTTATCGCTGAAAAACGGCGTGTCAGAAGAGAATGCCTCACAAGTATACAGGAACCTCTGGGGCGGCGAGTTTTCTGTCACGCCTGAAGAATGGCGCTATTTGCAACACGGTTTAGCCGGTGTGGATGCCGAGGCGTGGCAGTGTTTTATGTCGCTACGTAAAAAAGGCGCGTTGATGGGGTCTCCGGTGGCCTGGAAAAAGCACTACCAGCTTTTTTTACGTACGGGGAAAACACAATTTTTGCTACCGCTGTTGAACAATTTGCTGCTGCTCAGTGTTTCGATATCGCGAGGCGGTTTGCTTAGCAAAGATGTTAATGACTTACCCCAGCGTGAATCAGAACTTGCGGAAGATACTTACGACCGGATTAATCGTTTAATTCGTGAGAAAAAGATTCAGGATGCGAAAACCTGTGCTGAGAAGCTACTGAAAGAGAACCCGGAGGATATTGCCGCGCTTCGCTGTTATTCGCGAACGCTTGTGCTGTCCAATCGTTGGGATGAAGCAAAAGAAGTGCTTTGTCGGCTGATGGGACACTATTTCTCCAGTCTGGATATTTATTACGATCTGGCGACAGGGCTACAGAAAACAAACCAACATTATTACGCGATTCTTCTCCTGCAGGGGTTGTTAAGGCTGGAAGATAAAAACGTCAATTTCTGGCATAGCCTTGCGTACTCATATTACCAGCTGGGTGAAATGTCCCTGGCGGAAAAGTGTTCTCGTGTTTCGTTGCGCTGCGACGAGGTGAAAGCGATTCACTTTGCCACGATGGGGATCATTCTCAGCGATAGCCAAAAACTTGACGAGGCCGCCTGGTTTCTTAACAAAGCGATCGCGCTGGAACCGAGTAATTTTGACTACTTTACCGCACTGCTGTTTGCAATGACCCACGACCATAAGGTAACGGCAGAACAGCTGTACCAGAAACATCTGCAATACGGTGAGACGGTAGGCGCATGGGCCGCGGCTTGTCATCTGCAACTGCCTTATCGGGGTATAAAAAATCCTGATAAAAAACTGCGCGTGGGCTTTGTTTCCGGTGATTTACGCAAGCATCCCGTAAGTCACTTCTTAGCGCCGTTCTGGGATGGGCTGGACAGAAATCATTTCGAGCTGGTGGGGTACAGCACCTCTTATGTTCATGATGAGGTCACTGAACATTTTGCGGCCGGTTCCGTGCTATGGCGGCAGGTGGACAAGTTAAGCAACCAGCAGCTTGCTGAACAAGTTTATCATGACGGGATTGATATTCTGTTTGATCTCTCGGGCCACACTTCTGACAACCGTCTGCCGGCGTTTGCGCTTCGCCCTGCACCGGTGCAAATCTCCTGGATTGGCTACCCCGGCACAACCGGTTTGAAAACGATGGATTACCGTATTGTGACCGCGACGCTCGCTGAGCCAGCCGATCTTGAACAGCAACTGACCGAAAGCATCATGTTTATTGAGATGCGTAAGTTCTTTGAGCCCGATCCGCAAAGCCCCGATATCGAACCTCTGCCGGCGCTTAAAAACGGTTACCTCACCTTCGGCAGCTTTAATCGCCCTAAAAAGATCAACGATGAAGTCCTCCGGGTGTGGGCCACTATCCTGGCACAGTCTCCTGAAGCCAAATTTGTTATCGGTTTTATGAACGATGAAAAAATGGTGGTCGAGATGACGAGGAAACTCGAGCTGCTGGGTATTGAACCGTCGCGCCTGATATTCAAGAAAAGAGCACCGCTGCTTGATTATCTGGCTTACCACAATGAAATCGACATTTTACTTGATGCATTTCCCTACTCTGGTGGCACCACCAGTAACCACGCCTGCTGGATGGGCGTGCCAACGCTGACGCTGTGCGGTGCCACAATGGCTGCCCGACAGGGTGTCGATATTATGCGCATTCATGGACTGGAAAACTTTATTGCCTACAGCGAAGAAGATTACATCCAGAAGGCGCTGAGCTGGTGCGACCGGCTGCCTGAACTGAATGAAATACGCATGACAATGCGTGAAAGAATGCCAGCGGAAACCGCGGGCGGCTTCAACGTGGCTGACACTTTTGGACGAGCGTTGCGGGAAGCATGGCGAATTTACTGTGCCGGTGAAGCACACCGTACGTTCACAGTATTGGAATAA
- a CDS encoding flagellin yields the protein MSVINTNLLSLTTQNNLSKSQSSLGTAIERLSSGMRINSAKDDAAGQAIANRMTSQVKGMTQAARNANDGISLVQTAEGNLNEINTNLQRIRELSLQAATDTNGTTDLKSIQTEITQRLSEIDRISGGAAFNGKNLLDGSVSTGLNIQVGANTTANDTIVIGSDSLINASSASLSAGLSTSIVDHSTAQAVVSAADAAIAKIDTARSNMGAIQNRFESTINNLNNSITNLSAAQSRIQDADYATEVSNMSRAQILQQAGTSVLSQANQVPQAMLSLLR from the coding sequence ATGTCCGTAATCAATACTAACCTGCTGTCCCTGACTACTCAGAACAACCTGAGCAAATCTCAGTCTTCACTGGGTACCGCTATCGAGCGTCTGTCTTCCGGTATGCGTATCAACAGCGCGAAAGACGATGCTGCTGGTCAGGCGATTGCCAACCGTATGACTTCCCAGGTTAAGGGTATGACTCAGGCGGCTCGTAACGCTAACGACGGTATCTCTCTGGTTCAGACCGCTGAAGGTAACCTGAACGAGATCAACACCAACTTACAGCGTATCCGTGAACTGTCCCTGCAGGCTGCTACCGATACCAACGGCACCACTGACCTGAAATCCATCCAGACTGAAATCACCCAGCGTCTGTCTGAAATCGACCGTATCTCTGGCGGCGCTGCTTTCAACGGCAAAAACCTGCTGGACGGTTCTGTTTCTACTGGTCTGAACATCCAGGTTGGCGCTAACACCACCGCTAACGATACCATCGTTATCGGCAGCGACTCTCTGATCAACGCCTCTTCCGCTAGCCTGAGCGCTGGCCTGAGCACTTCAATCGTTGACCACTCTACTGCACAGGCTGTTGTTTCTGCTGCTGATGCTGCTATCGCGAAAATCGATACTGCACGTTCTAACATGGGTGCGATTCAGAACCGTTTCGAATCTACCATCAACAACCTGAACAACTCCATCACCAACCTGTCTGCTGCTCAGTCCCGTATCCAGGACGCTGACTACGCGACCGAAGTTTCCAACATGAGCCGTGCGCAGATCCTGCAGCAGGCTGGTACTTCCGTGCTGTCTCAGGCAAACCAGGTTCCACAGGCAATGCTGTCCCTGCTGCGTTAA